One Synechococcus sp. CC9605 genomic window carries:
- a CDS encoding PhoH family protein codes for MSDDGERGRFVLDLPDPDAALALAGEAETTLHRLEALTGASMVLRGLQLVITGRPTQIERAAAVVELVRPIWQDGQSVSPVDLQSALGALNTGRGDDHAAMGEQVLAKSQKGNLLRPRTLRQKKYVDAMERHDLTFALGPAGTGKTFLATVLAVRMLTERKVERLILTRPAVEAGERLGFLPGDLQQKVDPYLRPLYDALHSLLGAEKTHVLLEKGVIEVAPLAYMRGRTLSDAFVILDEAQNTTPAQMRMVLTRLGERSRMVVTGDITQVDLPATVQSGLVEASEVLEGVEGVAVCRLTSADVVRHPLVQRVVEAYARRDERKTPKVQRR; via the coding sequence GTGTCTGACGACGGCGAACGCGGCCGTTTCGTTCTCGACCTGCCTGATCCCGATGCTGCACTGGCCTTGGCTGGTGAAGCGGAAACAACCCTGCATCGCCTGGAAGCTCTGACAGGAGCCTCCATGGTGTTGCGGGGTCTTCAACTGGTGATCACCGGGCGGCCAACGCAGATTGAGAGGGCTGCTGCGGTTGTGGAATTGGTGCGCCCGATCTGGCAGGACGGCCAGTCGGTGTCACCGGTGGACCTCCAGTCGGCGCTGGGAGCGCTCAACACCGGCCGCGGCGATGACCACGCCGCCATGGGCGAGCAGGTGTTGGCGAAGAGCCAGAAGGGCAATCTGCTTCGCCCGCGCACCCTGCGCCAGAAGAAATACGTGGATGCCATGGAGCGCCACGACCTCACCTTTGCCCTCGGCCCTGCCGGCACCGGCAAAACCTTTCTCGCCACCGTTCTCGCGGTTCGGATGCTTACCGAACGCAAGGTGGAGCGTTTGATTCTCACCCGGCCGGCTGTTGAAGCTGGGGAGCGCCTGGGGTTCCTGCCCGGCGACCTGCAGCAGAAGGTGGACCCCTATCTGCGTCCGCTCTATGACGCCTTGCATTCCCTGCTCGGCGCGGAGAAAACCCACGTGCTGCTGGAGAAGGGTGTGATTGAGGTCGCTCCCCTGGCCTACATGCGGGGCCGCACTCTCAGCGATGCCTTTGTGATCCTGGATGAGGCGCAGAACACCACGCCGGCCCAGATGCGCATGGTGCTCACCCGTCTGGGAGAGCGTTCGCGAATGGTCGTGACCGGTGACATCACCCAGGTGGATCTGCCTGCCACTGTGCAGAGCGGTTTGGTGGAGGCATCTGAGGTTTTGGAGGGCGTTGAAGGGGTCGCCGTCTGCCGCCTTACTTCGGCGGATGTGGTGCGTCACCCCCTCGTGCAGCGGGTGGTGGAGGCCTATGCCCGACGGGACGAACGCAAAACGCCAAAAGTTCAACGTCGATAG
- the ffh gene encoding signal recognition particle protein, which yields MFDELSARFEDAVKGLRGQDSISETNVDGALKDVRRALLEADVSLPVVKEFVADVRDKAVGAEVVRGVSPDQKFIQVVHEQLVEVMGGDNAPLAKAADAPTVVLMAGLQGAGKTTATAKLGLHLKDQGRRALMVGADVYRPAAIEQLKTLGAQIDVEVFSLGAEAKPEDIAAAGLAKAKEEGFDTLLVDTAGRLQIDTEMMEEMVRIRTAVQPDEVLLVVDSMIGQEAAELTRAFHDQVGITGAVLTKLDGDSRGGAALSIRKVSGQPIKFIGTGEKVEALQPFHPERMASRILGMGDVLTLVEKAQKEVELADVEKMQKKLQEATFDFSDFVKQMRLIKRMGSLGGLMKMIPGMNKIDDGMLKQGEQQLKRIEAMIGSMTQQERENPDLLASQPSRRRRIASGSGHQAADVDKVLADFQKMRGFMQQMSQGNMPGTGGMPGMGGMPGMPGMGGVPGMPGMGGMPGGSGRPGRGGPPKRQRPAKKKKGFGDL from the coding sequence ATGTTCGACGAGCTTTCAGCCCGTTTTGAGGATGCGGTCAAAGGGCTGCGCGGCCAAGACAGCATCAGCGAAACCAACGTCGATGGGGCTCTGAAGGACGTCCGTCGGGCCTTGCTTGAAGCCGACGTCAGCCTGCCGGTGGTGAAGGAATTCGTGGCTGATGTCCGCGACAAAGCCGTTGGTGCCGAGGTGGTGCGCGGTGTCAGCCCGGATCAGAAGTTCATCCAGGTGGTCCACGAACAGCTGGTGGAGGTCATGGGGGGCGATAACGCTCCTCTGGCCAAGGCGGCTGACGCTCCCACCGTCGTGTTGATGGCCGGTCTTCAGGGTGCCGGTAAAACCACCGCAACGGCTAAGTTGGGCCTCCACCTCAAGGATCAGGGACGTCGGGCCTTGATGGTTGGTGCCGACGTCTACCGACCAGCCGCCATCGAGCAGCTGAAAACACTCGGTGCTCAGATCGATGTGGAGGTGTTCAGCCTCGGTGCTGAGGCCAAGCCTGAAGACATTGCGGCCGCTGGTCTGGCCAAGGCGAAGGAGGAAGGGTTCGACACGCTCCTGGTCGACACCGCCGGTCGCCTCCAGATCGACACCGAGATGATGGAGGAGATGGTGCGGATCCGCACCGCTGTGCAGCCCGATGAGGTGCTGCTGGTGGTGGATTCGATGATCGGCCAGGAAGCGGCCGAACTCACCCGTGCCTTCCACGACCAGGTGGGGATCACCGGTGCGGTGCTCACCAAGCTCGACGGTGATTCCCGTGGCGGTGCCGCCCTCTCGATCCGCAAGGTGAGCGGTCAGCCGATCAAGTTCATCGGCACCGGCGAAAAGGTTGAGGCCCTGCAGCCGTTCCATCCCGAACGGATGGCCAGTCGCATCCTCGGCATGGGTGACGTGCTGACGCTGGTGGAGAAGGCCCAGAAGGAGGTCGAACTCGCCGACGTCGAAAAGATGCAGAAGAAGCTGCAGGAGGCGACGTTTGATTTCTCGGACTTCGTCAAGCAGATGCGCCTGATCAAGCGCATGGGCTCGCTGGGGGGTCTGATGAAAATGATCCCGGGCATGAACAAGATCGATGACGGCATGCTCAAGCAGGGGGAACAGCAGCTCAAGCGCATCGAGGCAATGATCGGTTCGATGACCCAGCAGGAGCGGGAAAATCCCGACCTTCTGGCGAGTCAACCCTCAAGGCGTCGCCGGATCGCCAGCGGCAGCGGTCATCAGGCTGCAGATGTGGACAAGGTGCTGGCTGACTTTCAGAAGATGCGTGGCTTCATGCAGCAGATGAGCCAGGGCAACATGCCCGGAACGGGAGGCATGCCCGGTATGGGTGGAATGCCTGGGATGCCCGGAATGGGAGGCGTGCCGGGAATGCCAGGCATGGGCGGCATGCCTGGAGGTAGTGGTCGTCCGGGTCGTGGGGGACCACCGAAGCGACAGCGACCCGCCAAGAAGAAGAAGGGCTTCGGGGACCTGTGA
- the trmD gene encoding tRNA (guanosine(37)-N1)-methyltransferase TrmD — protein MAPYRLDVLSLAPQAFAPLLELGVIGRAFNAGIAELHLHNPRDFATDRHRKVDDEPYGGGAGMVLKPEPVFAAMEAIPRSPRSRVLLMSPQGRPLQQADLQRWSTEHDQLVFLCGHYEGFDERIRGLADEEVSMGDFVLTGGELPAMTVINGVVRLLPGTVGTADSLVEESHSALLLEHPHYTRPADFRGMTVPDVLRSGDHGSIARWRQEQREQRTRERRPDLFARWQTATMNDPSDPGMELRIGNGYDIHRLVPGRALILGGVTLDHPDGLGLDGHSDADVLVHAVMDALLGALALGDIGKYFPPTDPQWKGADSLKLLDQVVKLVKERGWSVVNIDAVVIAERPKLKPHIAEMSSRMASAIGIAPDAVGVKATTNEGLGPEGQEEGISCQAVALLQRS, from the coding sequence ATGGCGCCCTATCGCCTTGATGTGTTGAGCCTGGCGCCGCAGGCGTTTGCTCCTCTGCTGGAGCTGGGGGTGATCGGTCGTGCCTTCAACGCGGGCATTGCCGAGTTGCATCTGCACAACCCCAGGGACTTCGCCACGGATCGCCATCGCAAGGTGGACGACGAGCCCTATGGGGGCGGTGCCGGCATGGTGCTCAAGCCCGAGCCGGTGTTCGCCGCGATGGAGGCGATTCCCCGAAGTCCCCGCAGCCGGGTGCTGTTGATGTCACCGCAGGGGCGCCCCCTCCAGCAGGCCGATCTGCAGCGTTGGTCCACCGAACACGATCAACTGGTCTTCCTCTGCGGTCACTACGAGGGCTTCGACGAACGGATTCGCGGCCTGGCCGATGAGGAGGTGTCGATGGGTGATTTCGTCCTCACCGGTGGTGAGCTGCCGGCGATGACGGTGATCAACGGTGTTGTGCGCCTGCTGCCCGGCACGGTTGGCACCGCTGATTCCCTGGTGGAGGAAAGCCACAGTGCACTCCTCCTGGAACACCCGCATTACACCCGCCCCGCCGACTTCCGCGGCATGACCGTTCCGGATGTGCTGCGCAGTGGCGACCACGGTTCCATCGCCCGGTGGCGCCAGGAGCAGCGGGAGCAGCGCACCCGCGAGCGGCGGCCCGATCTGTTTGCCCGCTGGCAGACCGCGACAATGAATGACCCTTCAGATCCCGGCATGGAGCTGCGCATCGGCAACGGATACGACATCCATCGGCTGGTGCCCGGTCGGGCCCTGATCCTGGGGGGTGTGACCCTCGACCATCCCGATGGTCTTGGTCTGGATGGCCACAGCGATGCCGATGTGTTGGTACATGCCGTGATGGATGCGCTGCTCGGGGCCCTTGCCCTCGGCGACATCGGCAAGTACTTCCCCCCCACCGATCCCCAGTGGAAAGGGGCCGATAGCTTGAAGCTGCTGGATCAGGTGGTGAAGCTGGTGAAGGAGCGCGGCTGGTCGGTGGTGAACATCGATGCTGTGGTGATTGCTGAGCGCCCCAAACTCAAGCCGCACATCGCTGAGATGAGCAGCCGGATGGCGTCTGCGATCGGCATCGCCCCCGATGCCGTGGGTGTGAAGGCCACCACCAATGAAGGCTTGGGTCCGGAGGGACAGGAAGAGGGCATCAGTTGCCAGGCTGTGGCTCTTCTGCAGCGGAGCTGA
- the larB gene encoding nickel pincer cofactor biosynthesis protein LarB: MTTPDARLDLQRRQRLGMVEAVWGEHKTADQIIAILESFAAAGELGLVTRVDPEKAARVCEALPAVELHADARCLTLGALPPAPAPPPAVAVLSGGSSDRMVVAEISLALRCHGIGVDPVMDVGVAGLHRLLDQLPRLATARILIACAGMEGALPTVLAGLVPQPVIGVPVSVGYGISAGGRTALEGMLASCAPGFTVVNIDNGYGAAMAALRMLRGCAPDASS, encoded by the coding sequence GTGACCACGCCGGACGCTCGCCTCGATCTGCAGCGCCGCCAGCGCTTGGGCATGGTCGAGGCTGTGTGGGGGGAACACAAGACAGCCGATCAGATCATCGCCATCCTTGAAAGCTTTGCCGCAGCAGGAGAACTGGGTCTGGTGACCCGGGTGGATCCCGAAAAGGCGGCACGGGTGTGTGAGGCGTTGCCGGCGGTGGAGCTGCATGCCGATGCTCGCTGCCTCACCCTGGGTGCATTGCCTCCTGCGCCTGCGCCACCGCCTGCGGTGGCGGTGCTCAGCGGAGGCAGCAGTGATCGCATGGTGGTGGCGGAGATCAGCTTGGCCCTGCGTTGCCATGGCATCGGCGTGGACCCTGTGATGGATGTGGGGGTGGCTGGATTGCACCGCTTGCTGGATCAACTGCCCCGTCTCGCTACGGCGCGGATCCTGATCGCCTGCGCGGGAATGGAGGGCGCGTTGCCGACGGTGCTTGCGGGTCTGGTGCCGCAACCCGTGATCGGCGTCCCGGTTTCCGTTGGCTATGGAATCAGCGCAGGGGGACGAACCGCTTTGGAAGGAATGCTTGCCAGCTGTGCCCCAGGTTTTACGGTAGTGAATATCGACAACGGCTACGGCGCAGCGATGGCTGCATTGCGGATGCTCAGAGGCTGTGCCCCGGACGCTTCAAGCTGA
- the rpsP gene encoding 30S ribosomal protein S16 → MIKLRLKRFGKKREASFRLVACNSTSRRDGRPLQELGFYNPRTKETRLDTEAIRERLGQGAQPTDVVRTLLERGGLLEKTVRPAETVGKAKQAAKREADAKQAAKEAAEAKAAAADEKAAEAEASDSAESESTEG, encoded by the coding sequence ATGATCAAGCTCCGCCTGAAGCGGTTTGGCAAGAAGCGGGAAGCGAGCTTCCGCCTCGTGGCCTGCAATAGCACCTCACGTCGGGACGGTCGTCCCCTCCAGGAGCTGGGCTTCTACAACCCGCGGACGAAGGAAACCCGTCTCGACACCGAGGCGATTCGTGAGCGTCTGGGTCAGGGTGCCCAACCCACTGATGTGGTGCGCACCCTGCTCGAGCGCGGCGGTCTTCTTGAAAAGACCGTGCGTCCTGCCGAGACCGTCGGCAAGGCCAAGCAAGCGGCCAAGCGTGAGGCTGATGCCAAGCAAGCCGCCAAGGAGGCTGCCGAGGCTAAGGCTGCAGCAGCTGATGAGAAAGCTGCAGAAGCTGAAGCTTCTGATTCCGCAGAATCCGAATCCACCGAGGGCTGA
- a CDS encoding TIGR03792 family protein, with protein sequence MLGGLSETEVRAESDPTRGDVEAVVEHLRLQVPRESRDQWMASERGSWEPWLKQQPGFLGRDLFWDPATEEGTLLIRWSSRKAWKSIPMAEVEIVQERFETLAREATGQRQGNPFPLVFEGELLPQ encoded by the coding sequence TTGTTGGGCGGGCTTTCGGAGACAGAGGTGCGGGCTGAGTCCGACCCAACACGTGGTGACGTGGAGGCTGTGGTTGAGCACCTGCGGCTGCAGGTCCCCCGGGAGAGCCGTGATCAGTGGATGGCATCGGAACGCGGCAGCTGGGAGCCTTGGCTGAAGCAACAGCCTGGTTTTCTGGGCCGTGATCTGTTCTGGGATCCGGCCACCGAAGAGGGAACGCTGCTGATTCGTTGGAGCAGTCGTAAGGCTTGGAAATCCATCCCCATGGCCGAGGTGGAGATTGTTCAGGAGCGCTTCGAGACGCTGGCCCGTGAGGCAACGGGGCAGCGCCAGGGCAACCCGTTCCCGCTGGTGTTTGAAGGGGAACTGTTGCCGCAGTGA
- a CDS encoding Bax inhibitor-1/YccA family protein: MPASSNFQEAIREAQSSALVGPNVVNKALPYVGGGMVLTSIGVIGGLSMMATPLFMPLFWVAVIGNLVLFFVAQNVALKGNNATALPLLSIYSLITGFTLSGLVALAGAVAGVGAVGTAALATGITFVIASIVGRRMSDSVGQALSGVVGLGLVGLILAMVVQFIGGIFAPAMFHGTSFELMIAGFGTVLFIGAAFVDFYTMPRSYRDDQYLAGALSMYLTYINLFIFILRLIIVLNGGGRRD; encoded by the coding sequence ATGCCAGCAAGCAGCAATTTCCAGGAAGCGATCCGCGAGGCGCAATCGAGTGCCCTCGTCGGCCCCAACGTTGTCAACAAGGCGCTGCCCTACGTCGGCGGCGGCATGGTGCTCACCTCAATCGGGGTGATTGGTGGTCTCTCGATGATGGCCACTCCGCTGTTCATGCCCCTGTTCTGGGTGGCTGTGATCGGCAACCTGGTGCTGTTCTTCGTGGCGCAGAACGTCGCCTTGAAGGGCAACAACGCCACAGCCTTGCCGCTGCTGTCGATCTACAGCTTGATCACCGGGTTCACCTTGAGTGGTCTCGTGGCTTTGGCGGGAGCCGTTGCGGGTGTGGGTGCGGTTGGCACCGCCGCACTGGCCACCGGCATCACCTTCGTGATTGCATCGATCGTCGGCCGCCGCATGAGCGATTCCGTTGGTCAGGCCCTGTCCGGTGTGGTGGGTCTCGGCCTGGTCGGCCTGATCCTGGCGATGGTCGTTCAGTTCATCGGTGGCATCTTTGCCCCCGCGATGTTCCATGGCACCAGCTTTGAGCTGATGATCGCCGGCTTCGGCACCGTGTTGTTCATTGGTGCCGCTTTTGTCGACTTTTACACGATGCCCCGCTCCTACCGGGATGACCAATACCTGGCAGGCGCTTTGAGCATGTACCTCACGTACATCAACCTGTTCATCTTCATCCTGCGTCTGATCATCGTGCTCAACGGCGGTGGTCGTCGCGACTGA
- the era gene encoding GTPase Era has protein sequence MHATPLPEDYRSGFIALIGRPNVGKSTLVNQLVGEKVAITSPVAQTTRNRLRAILTTEVAQMVLVDTPGIHKPHHLLGERLVKSARSAIGEVDLVVLLLEGCERPGRGDAFIVNLLQQQSLPVLVALNKWDKLAEEHRAEAEEAYAALLQETNWPVHRCSALSGDGCADLTAAMAAQLPLGPQLYPPEMVSDQPERVLLGELIREQVLLHTREEVPHSVAVTIDRVEELPAKGKGAGRTAVLATVLVERKSQKGILIGKGGAMLKTIGQGARLQMQVLIDGPVYLELFVKVVPDWRSKPARLAELGYTGNQ, from the coding sequence ATGCACGCAACTCCCCTGCCAGAGGATTACCGCTCTGGCTTCATCGCACTGATCGGTCGCCCCAACGTGGGCAAATCCACGCTGGTGAATCAGCTGGTGGGGGAGAAGGTGGCGATCACATCGCCCGTGGCCCAGACCACCCGCAACCGACTGCGGGCCATCCTTACCACTGAGGTGGCCCAGATGGTGCTGGTGGACACGCCTGGCATCCACAAGCCCCACCACTTGCTGGGGGAACGGCTGGTGAAGAGTGCCCGCAGCGCCATCGGTGAAGTGGATCTGGTGGTGTTGCTGTTGGAGGGGTGCGAGCGCCCGGGGCGCGGTGATGCCTTCATCGTGAATTTGCTGCAGCAGCAGTCCCTGCCGGTGCTGGTGGCCCTGAACAAGTGGGACAAGCTGGCGGAGGAGCACCGCGCTGAAGCGGAAGAGGCCTATGCCGCCCTGCTGCAGGAGACGAATTGGCCGGTGCACCGCTGCAGCGCCCTGTCAGGCGATGGCTGCGCAGATCTCACAGCAGCGATGGCGGCTCAGTTGCCCTTGGGGCCACAGCTGTATCCGCCCGAGATGGTGAGTGATCAACCGGAGCGGGTGCTGCTGGGGGAACTCATTCGCGAGCAGGTGCTTCTGCACACGCGGGAAGAGGTGCCCCACAGCGTTGCCGTCACCATTGATCGCGTTGAGGAGTTGCCGGCCAAGGGCAAGGGTGCGGGTCGGACGGCTGTCTTGGCCACGGTTCTGGTGGAACGGAAGAGTCAGAAGGGAATCCTGATCGGCAAAGGCGGGGCGATGCTCAAGACGATCGGCCAGGGGGCGCGGCTGCAGATGCAGGTGCTGATTGATGGTCCGGTGTATCTGGAGCTGTTCGTGAAGGTGGTGCCCGATTGGCGCAGCAAACCGGCCCGCTTGGCGGAGCTGGGTTACACGGGAAATCAATAA
- a CDS encoding IMS domain-containing protein has protein sequence MDLPIDHFRLLGISPSAGPEAILRRLETRCDSPPDQGFTHEALLQRADLLRRSADLLTDPADRAEYEAALLRLSESHPNGTVGLDLPTSSEVAGLILLWEAHGALEAFQLARQGLQPPQAPALGSGREADLTLLAALACRDAALEEQEQRRYESAAQLLIEGIQLQQRMGKLPDQQRRLENDLQGLTPFRILDLLSRDLGDQASHQQGLKLLDELVVARGGLEAADVDDDQPGSLSQEDFESFFHQIRRFLTVQEQIDLFSRWFEAGAADAGFLTVLALTAAGFSRRKPEFLEQARERMQTVANADLDPMPLLGCLDLLLGNVKDADRHFAVLRDPDLQAWFLNHPGDRLAAQCEYCRAWLERDVLPGYRDVDASVADLDAWFADRDVQGFVDRLDRKASRQIGSDDMTLAWATAGDASLGEPSEPAESDQTVDSEDADATPLWQQRWLRPAAAALALIGITVAGFALVRRNWNPASQTAQTASPSAVEEEVEAKLELDAASSPVDEELVDEDPMDDEPIASLKPDLEPSAPSEPLVSDAPTEAELQALLQGWLDAKALTLSGQPADLSVVARRPLLKRVEQERAADQAAGRSKSIDASITTIEVVDRKPQRIELLAQVAYSDRLKSGDGTVIEETAPTDFIVTYVLGRDGTQWRLHDYIPGS, from the coding sequence TTGGATCTGCCCATTGATCATTTCCGACTTCTGGGCATTAGTCCATCGGCAGGCCCTGAGGCAATCCTGCGCCGCTTGGAAACCCGCTGTGACAGTCCACCGGATCAGGGCTTCACCCATGAGGCTCTGCTCCAACGCGCCGATCTGCTGCGTCGCTCCGCCGATTTGCTGACCGATCCCGCGGACAGGGCTGAGTACGAAGCCGCTCTGTTGCGCCTCAGCGAATCCCATCCGAACGGCACGGTGGGATTGGACCTCCCTACCAGCAGTGAGGTGGCGGGTCTGATTCTGCTCTGGGAAGCCCATGGGGCTCTCGAGGCCTTTCAGCTGGCAAGGCAGGGGCTCCAGCCCCCCCAGGCTCCAGCCCTCGGCAGTGGCCGTGAAGCGGATCTGACGCTTCTGGCCGCCCTGGCCTGCCGCGATGCTGCCTTGGAGGAACAGGAGCAACGGCGCTATGAGTCGGCGGCCCAGCTGTTAATCGAGGGCATTCAGCTGCAACAGCGGATGGGCAAGCTGCCCGACCAGCAGCGCCGGCTGGAAAACGATTTGCAGGGGCTCACTCCCTTCAGGATTCTCGATCTGCTGAGTCGTGATCTTGGCGATCAGGCCTCCCATCAACAGGGTTTGAAGCTGCTGGATGAGTTGGTCGTGGCCCGGGGCGGCCTGGAGGCCGCTGATGTTGATGACGATCAGCCCGGCAGCCTCAGCCAGGAGGATTTCGAATCGTTCTTTCACCAGATCCGCCGCTTCCTGACCGTTCAGGAGCAGATCGATCTGTTCAGCCGCTGGTTTGAGGCGGGCGCCGCCGATGCCGGTTTCCTCACGGTTCTGGCCCTCACTGCCGCAGGCTTCTCCCGGCGCAAGCCCGAGTTTCTCGAGCAGGCGCGTGAGCGGATGCAGACGGTTGCCAATGCCGACCTCGATCCCATGCCTCTGCTGGGGTGTCTGGATCTGCTGCTGGGCAACGTAAAGGATGCGGATCGGCATTTCGCCGTCCTGCGGGATCCGGATCTGCAGGCCTGGTTCCTCAATCACCCGGGTGATCGGTTGGCCGCGCAGTGCGAGTACTGCCGGGCCTGGCTTGAACGTGATGTCTTGCCGGGATATCGCGACGTGGACGCCTCGGTTGCTGATCTCGATGCCTGGTTCGCTGATCGTGATGTGCAGGGCTTTGTCGATCGTCTCGATCGCAAGGCGTCGCGGCAGATCGGATCCGACGACATGACCTTGGCCTGGGCAACGGCAGGCGATGCATCCCTTGGAGAGCCGAGCGAACCAGCTGAATCAGACCAGACGGTTGACTCCGAAGACGCGGATGCCACACCGCTCTGGCAGCAACGTTGGCTCCGCCCCGCTGCTGCAGCGCTTGCACTGATCGGAATCACCGTTGCAGGTTTTGCCCTGGTGCGACGCAACTGGAATCCCGCGTCGCAGACGGCGCAAACCGCTTCACCGTCCGCTGTGGAAGAGGAGGTTGAAGCAAAGCTGGAGCTCGACGCTGCTTCATCCCCCGTGGATGAAGAGCTCGTGGATGAAGACCCCATGGATGACGAGCCCATTGCGAGTCTGAAGCCCGATCTTGAGCCTTCAGCACCTTCTGAGCCACTGGTGAGTGATGCCCCGACGGAAGCCGAGCTTCAGGCCTTGCTCCAGGGATGGCTTGATGCCAAAGCGTTGACACTGTCTGGCCAGCCAGCCGATCTGTCCGTCGTGGCGAGGCGGCCCCTACTGAAGCGCGTGGAGCAGGAGCGGGCAGCTGATCAGGCTGCAGGGCGATCCAAGTCGATTGATGCATCAATTACCACCATTGAGGTGGTCGACCGCAAGCCTCAAAGGATTGAATTGCTGGCCCAGGTGGCCTACAGCGATCGCCTGAAGTCTGGCGACGGAACCGTCATTGAAGAGACAGCGCCGACTGATTTCATTGTCACCTACGTACTCGGCAGGGATGGAACCCAATGGCGTTTGCACGACTACATCCCGGGCTCCTGA
- a CDS encoding phycobiliprotein lyase, with translation MSEQAFPPEDPGSFLSLCDGEWMSLRSCFELAAGGDDEWHSSERGELTVRCVSEQGALGQLQVQAPGGTSSSLTFAADGRLILDGDSPGNWRFWPDGSMELNLSRADGVQVQERIWFTRANLRLRSTTAVDAQGTPVQGSFCTDIRRVSKPAA, from the coding sequence ATGAGTGAACAAGCCTTTCCCCCGGAAGACCCTGGCTCCTTTCTGAGCCTTTGCGACGGGGAGTGGATGAGCCTTCGCAGTTGCTTTGAGCTGGCTGCTGGTGGAGATGACGAGTGGCACAGCAGCGAACGGGGTGAACTCACCGTCCGCTGCGTGAGCGAGCAAGGGGCTCTCGGCCAACTGCAGGTGCAGGCCCCTGGTGGAACCAGCAGCAGCCTCACTTTCGCTGCTGATGGACGGCTGATTCTCGATGGTGATTCGCCAGGTAACTGGAGGTTCTGGCCTGACGGCAGCATGGAGCTGAACCTCAGCCGGGCTGACGGTGTGCAGGTTCAGGAGCGGATCTGGTTCACGCGGGCCAACCTGCGCCTGCGCAGCACCACGGCGGTGGATGCGCAGGGAACACCGGTGCAAGGCAGTTTCTGCACGGACATCCGCAGGGTGTCCAAACCCGCGGCCTGA
- a CDS encoding phytanoyl-CoA dioxygenase family protein, producing the protein MLSLLTRTKSFRDPWVGHPDLNRRWQLHRRRVQLAETLCLWRRLLRPTQLASLEGDGFVVLENFLPQPEFEALRDEVETVVARASRLHPAPDNNMPGFRPKQPFPGGFDRFDGGTLNRFLHIDPEQMPRATAFSHDHRLSAGSRQVIGLPMNPRKLDIYLTAHGEEARTPDLQKVLHRDTFFRALKFWFFLRPVQPQDGPFEYVPGSHRLDPSRLRWEQTTAVAAAEQRRQPDVSGSFRIREESLAELGLPRPVALTCPANTLVLADVFGFHRRGAAAQGQQRLALYGWNRPYPFLPISW; encoded by the coding sequence ATGCTTTCGCTGCTGACGCGCACCAAGAGCTTTCGGGACCCATGGGTCGGTCACCCAGATCTGAACCGACGCTGGCAGCTGCATCGACGCCGGGTTCAGCTGGCGGAGACGCTGTGCCTCTGGAGGCGGCTGCTGCGACCAACTCAGCTGGCCAGCCTGGAGGGGGATGGCTTTGTGGTGCTCGAGAACTTTCTGCCGCAGCCGGAGTTTGAGGCCTTGCGCGATGAGGTGGAGACCGTGGTGGCTCGCGCCTCACGCCTGCATCCGGCACCGGACAACAACATGCCTGGTTTTCGCCCCAAACAACCCTTCCCCGGGGGTTTTGATCGTTTCGATGGAGGAACCCTCAACCGCTTTCTGCACATCGACCCCGAGCAGATGCCTCGGGCCACTGCCTTCTCCCATGACCATAGGCTCAGTGCGGGATCGCGCCAGGTCATCGGCTTGCCGATGAATCCGCGCAAGCTGGACATCTACCTCACGGCTCACGGCGAGGAGGCCCGCACGCCCGATCTGCAGAAGGTGCTGCATCGCGACACGTTCTTCCGAGCTCTGAAGTTCTGGTTCTTTCTGCGGCCGGTGCAACCCCAGGACGGTCCCTTCGAATACGTGCCGGGCAGCCATCGTCTCGATCCATCCCGCCTGCGGTGGGAGCAGACCACAGCCGTTGCAGCTGCAGAACAACGGCGGCAGCCGGATGTGTCTGGATCGTTCCGCATTCGCGAAGAGTCCTTGGCCGAACTGGGTCTGCCCAGGCCTGTTGCCCTCACCTGCCCTGCCAACACCCTGGTGCTGGCGGACGTGTTCGGCTTTCACCGGCGCGGTGCCGCCGCCCAGGGGCAGCAGCGGTTAGCGCTTTACGGCTGGAACCGCCCTTATCCCTTCCTCCCTATCAGCTGGTGA